CGACCGTCTCGTGCTCCTGGGCGAACGCGGAGACGATGTCATCGTGGCCGTCACCGTCGAGATCGGCGACACGCACCCCGAGCGCCCCGTGACGGGCGTCGAGGATCGTGGCTGCCCCTCCGTCCGCAGGCACCATCCGCAGCGCCCCGGTCGCGCGCCAGCCGAACTCGGCGACGACGACCCCGCCGCCCGCGGGCCAGGGCTGCACCTCGACCACCCGCGACAGCCTTCCGAGCACAGTCTCCACGCCACCGCCGGCAGTCATCCGCAGCACGCGTCCCCGATCATGGTCGACGACGTTGAACGAGCCGAGATCGGCGAGCAGCCACCCTGCGGGATCGCTGCCCGACGACGTCGGCGTGAGCCGACAGGCGTGCGAGACACGCGTGACCGGCGTGCTCGAGACGGTGCCTTCGCCGCCCCCCGGCGCGACGTCGAGCGTCCAGCGGCTGACCTCTCCGGAGCGCATGTCGGAGGTGAACAGGACGCGTTCGTCCGGGCGCCACAGCACGTGGGCGATCACCGGCGACGGCCGTTCGCTGCCGGCGGCGAGCCGCAGCGGCTCGAACACCACGGGCGGTTCGGCCTCCACGCGGTCGGCCGCTCGGTCGATGCGCAGAGCCTCGGGTGCCGAGGCTTGGAAGAGGCGCACCGTCTCCGCTTCCGGGGGCCGTTTCAGGTCGCTGCGCAGCGACCGCTCGTAGAACACGAACCCCTGCCGCACCTCGCGGGGCCAGTCTTCCCGCGCAAAACTGGTCCCATCGGGCAGGGCATGGCAGTCACCACAGAACCGACGGACCGTGTCGGCGACCTCCGCCGACACGCCGCCGTCGGCGGCGGAGCCGATCGTGCCGGGCGGCGGCTCCGGAGTCGCCCGGCCGCACCCTGCGATCGCCAGCAGGCAGACGACGATGCCGCGCGCCCGACGTCTCACCGCCCCTGTTCCTTGAGGAGGTCTTTGAAGAGCTTGCGCGTCTTGGCGACTTTCGGCGCCGCCTGGGCTTGGCAATAGCGATCGAACGTATTCTTGGCAAAGTAGTCCTGGTGGTAGTCCTCGGCCGGGTAGAAGGTCGACGCGGGCGTGACCTCGGTGACGATCCGACCGGGGAAGACCCGCGCCTGGTCGAGCCGCCGGATCACCTCGACCGCGATCCGCTTCTGCTCGTCGTCGTGGAAAAAGATGCCGGACCGGTACTGCGGGCCGACGTCGGGGCCCTGCCGGTTGAGCGTCGTCGGGTCGTGCGTCGTGAAGAAGATCTCGAGCAGTTTCTCGAACGGCACCTGGGCGGGGTCGTAGGTGATCTCGACAGCCTCGGCGTGGCCGGTCATCCCGGTGCAGACCTGCTGGTAGGTCGGATTGGGAACCTTGCCGCCGATGTAGCCGCTCTCGACCGACTCGACCCCCTTGATCTCGGCGTACACCGCCTCGGTGCACCAAAAGCACCCGCCGGCGAACGTCGCCTTGGCCCGCTTCGTCTCCCCGTCGGCCGCCATCATCACACCTCCCGTGAGCAGGAGTCCCCCGAGCACCGTGGCGACGCGGCCCGCGGCCCGCCATCCCTTCACGCCCCGCAGCGTCATGCTCAACCCCTCCGGATGAAACCGTCCCGTCACGGCGCGGCACAGCGGCCGCCCGGATCCTGACCCTCCATCATAGCAGCGCCGTCCTCGTGCGCCGTGCCCACCAACCTCCGGCCGGGCCGCGGGGCAGGATACGGGGCGGATCCCTCAGGACCCGGTCTTCGCCGGCGGCGGATCCGCCGAAGTGACGCCAATCCGAGATGGATCGATCAGGAACCGCAGTGGCTTGGCGGCCCAGGCGCCGGCATAGTCGACGCCGATCCGCGCCGTCCGTTCCACCCACCGCCGGGGCACGTCGTCCCCGCGCTCGAGCCACAGCCCCGTGGCCGGGGCCACCGGACCGCCGTCGTGGCGACGGTCGATGCCGAGGCCGCGCGTCACGCGCCCCGGCCCGCTCAACTCCCCCGCCCCACGGATCAGTACCGCGGCCGGGACGCCGGCGGGACCGGTGACGGCATTGAGCATCCAGTGCATGCCATAGCAGAGATAGACGTACCAGTGGCCCCCGGGACCGAACATCGTCGCGTTGCGACGGGTCGGGCCGCTACGGCCGTGGCAGGCCAGGTCGTGCGCCCCGAGGTAGGCCTCCGTCTCGTGGACCACGTGCCTCAGGACAGTGCCGTCGGCGGCGCGGACGGCGAGCCGGCAGCCGAGGAGATCTCGGGCGACGCGGTCGGCAGGGCGGAGGAAGAATCCCGCCGGCAGCGGCCGGATGGCGGCAGACCCTGGGAGCGGCCGGCCGAAGGTGGCAAGATGGCTCCTCCCGCGGCCGGCGTCACCGGCGGCGGACGCGGCACCGGAGCACGAGCGGATGGAAGCGGGCATCGTCGGTCTTCCCAACGTCGGCAAGAGCACCCTGTTCAACGCGCTGACGATGTCGAAAGCGGCCCAGAGCGCCAACTATCCATTCTGCACGATCGAGCCCAACGAGGGGATGGTGAGCGTGCCCGACACGCGCCTCGGCCGGATCGCCGCGTTGATCCCGCCGCAGAAACTCGTTCCCGCCGCGCTCAAGCTCGTCGACATCGCGGGAATCGTGAAGGGCGCCAGCGAGGGCCAGGGGCTGGGCAACAAGTTCCTCGCCCACATCCGCGAGGTCGACGCGATCCTCCAGGTGGTCCGCTGCTTCGAGGATCCCGACGTGATCCATGTCGCCGGCAAGGTCGATCCGGTCGCCGACATGGAGACGATCGAATTGGAGCTGATCCTCGCCGACCTCCAGCACCTCGAGAACCTGCTTCCCAAGGCGGAGCGCGCCGCCAAGAGCACCGACAAGGAGGCCCGGCTGAAGGTCGAGGTCATGCGCCGGTGCCTTGCCCACCTCGGCGGCGAGCAGCCGCTGCGGACGCTCCCACTCGACGACGCCGAGCGGGCGGCGGTGAAGGAGCTCGGCCTGCTGTCGGCCAAGCCGATCCTGTACGTCGCCAACGTCGACGAGGGGGATCTGGCGGGCACCGGTGCGCTGGTCACGCGGGTCCGCGAGGTGGCGGCCCGGGCCGGGGCGGAGGTGGTGCCGGTGTGTGCCAAGCTCGAGGCGGAGATCGCCGAGCTCGATGCCGCCGACCGCGCCGAGATGCTCGCCGGCGCCGGCCTTGCCGAGCCGGCGCTGGCGGTCCTCGCCCGCGCCGCCTACCGCACGCTCGGCCTGCAGAGCTACTTCACCGCCGGCGAGAAGGAGGTCCGCGCCTGGACGATCCCCGTCGGCACCAGCGCCCCGAAGGCGGCCGGCGTGATCCACAGCGACTTCGAGAAACAGTTCGTCCGCGCCGAGATCTATTCGCTCGACGACCTCGAACAGTACCGCTCCGAGAAGGAGATCCGCGCCCACGGCAAGCTGCGCGTCGAGGGCAAGGAATACGTCATGCAGGACGGCGACATCTGCCACTTCCTGCTCGGGAAGTGACCGGCCGCCGGATGCGGCCGACGGCGACCCGGGAAACCCTCGGCGTTTCCCGCGGTCGCCCAAGTGGGCTCCCTGAGCCGGCCGGCCCGCGGCCGGTAGGGCCATGGAGGGCTTTGTCCACGGAAAGCTAGCGCACCGCCGGCTCGCGGAGATGGTCCGGGAGCCACTCCTGCTCCGCCTCGTCGGGATCGACGGTGCTGGCCGTCGTCGCCCCGCCCAGATACTCCTCTTCGTGATCCTCGCGGGCGCTCGTGCCGAAGAAGGAGTACATCACCGGCACGAGGATCAACACGAGCAGCGTCGTCGTCGCCAGTCCGAACGCCAGGGCGGTCGCCATCGGGATCAGGAATTGGGCCTGGAAGCTGGTCTCGAACAGCAGTGGAAGCAGGCCGCCGATCGTCGTGATGCTGGTGAGGAACACCGGCCGGAACCTGACGCACCCCGCCTCGCGCAGCGCCTGCCGCAGGGGCTTCCCTTCGCGCACGCGGGCATTGATGAAGTCGATGAGCACGATCGAGTCGTTGACCACGACCCCCGACAGCGCCACCAACCCGAACATGCTGAACAGCGTCAGCGGCATCCCCATCAGGGCGTGGCCGAACACCGCCCCGGCACAGCCGAACGGGATGATGGCGATGATCAGCAGCGGCTGGAAATAACTCTTGAACTCCATCGTCAGCAGGACGAACATCGCGAACAACGCGACCACGAACCCCACGAACAGACTGTCGAGCGATTCCTGCGTCTGCTCCTGCTCCCCTTCCCAGCGGACGCGGACCAGGGGGAACTCCTTGAGCAGGTCGGGCATCAGCCGGCGCTGCATGTCGCCGGTGATCTGCGAACTGGTGAGCGTGCTCTGGGCGACGTCGATGTCGGCGATCACCGAGATCGACCGTTTCTGCCCGAGGCGGTTGATCTCGTTGTAGCCGCGGACGATCGCCACGTCGGCCAGCTCGCTGACCGGCCGCTGCGTGCCGTCGGGACCGGTCACGCGCACTTCGTCGAGCGTGGCGAGGCTGCGCCGCTCGTCGCGGGGATAGCGGACCATCAGCTTCACCTCGTGGCGGCCGCGCTGGAGCCGCATCACTTCCTCGCCGTAATAGCTCGAGCGGATCGTGGCCGCGAGGTCGGCGAGCGACACGCCCATCGCTTCGGCCCGCGGCTTGACCCGCAGCTGGTATTCCCACTTCCCGGGGCGCGAGTCGTCGTCGATGTCGATCACCCCGGGATAACGGGCGAGCCAGTCCTTGCAGCGTTCGACGGCAGCCTCGAGCTGGCGG
The sequence above is a segment of the Planctomycetota bacterium genome. Coding sequences within it:
- a CDS encoding VCBS repeat-containing protein; this encodes MRRRARGIVVCLLAIAGCGRATPEPPPGTIGSAADGGVSAEVADTVRRFCGDCHALPDGTSFAREDWPREVRQGFVFYERSLRSDLKRPPEAETVRLFQASAPEALRIDRAADRVEAEPPVVFEPLRLAAGSERPSPVIAHVLWRPDERVLFTSDMRSGEVSRWTLDVAPGGGEGTVSSTPVTRVSHACRLTPTSSGSDPAGWLLADLGSFNVVDHDRGRVLRMTAGGGVETVLGRLSRVVEVQPWPAGGGVVVAEFGWRATGALRMVPADGGAATILDARHGALGVRVADLDGDGHDDIVSAFAQEHETVDFYWGRDGGDVEHATIHRFPDPSWGSSGFEIADLDADGRLDILHTNGDMMDSGIAKPYHGVRWLRNEGGRAFTCHELIRMPAASQASAADLDGDGDLDVVVSALHPWAAGSPAGTFAALLWLEQRPGGEFAPHTIALDRCDHASFTVADVDRDGRPDLVAGVWRPDEKGPAEAPLRVWLNRPASVADPLHSDGGRR
- the msrA gene encoding peptide-methionine (S)-S-oxide reductase MsrA, which produces MAADGETKRAKATFAGGCFWCTEAVYAEIKGVESVESGYIGGKVPNPTYQQVCTGMTGHAEAVEITYDPAQVPFEKLLEIFFTTHDPTTLNRQGPDVGPQYRSGIFFHDDEQKRIAVEVIRRLDQARVFPGRIVTEVTPASTFYPAEDYHQDYFAKNTFDRYCQAQAAPKVAKTRKLFKDLLKEQGR
- a CDS encoding DNA-3-methyladenine glycosylase, with the protein product MPASIRSCSGAASAAGDAGRGRSHLATFGRPLPGSAAIRPLPAGFFLRPADRVARDLLGCRLAVRAADGTVLRHVVHETEAYLGAHDLACHGRSGPTRRNATMFGPGGHWYVYLCYGMHWMLNAVTGPAGVPAAVLIRGAGELSGPGRVTRGLGIDRRHDGGPVAPATGLWLERGDDVPRRWVERTARIGVDYAGAWAAKPLRFLIDPSRIGVTSADPPPAKTGS
- the ychF gene encoding redox-regulated ATPase YchF; the protein is MEAGIVGLPNVGKSTLFNALTMSKAAQSANYPFCTIEPNEGMVSVPDTRLGRIAALIPPQKLVPAALKLVDIAGIVKGASEGQGLGNKFLAHIREVDAILQVVRCFEDPDVIHVAGKVDPVADMETIELELILADLQHLENLLPKAERAAKSTDKEARLKVEVMRRCLAHLGGEQPLRTLPLDDAERAAVKELGLLSAKPILYVANVDEGDLAGTGALVTRVREVAARAGAEVVPVCAKLEAEIAELDAADRAEMLAGAGLAEPALAVLARAAYRTLGLQSYFTAGEKEVRAWTIPVGTSAPKAAGVIHSDFEKQFVRAEIYSLDDLEQYRSEKEIRAHGKLRVEGKEYVMQDGDICHFLLGK